A single genomic interval of Bradyrhizobium sp. sBnM-33 harbors:
- a CDS encoding creatininase family protein produces MGIDTDRHFIERMHWDEVARRIGDGAVAVLPIGAAAKQHGFHLPLNTDRIQAEWLSARMAEKIDALIWPTLTYGHYPAFVEYAGSSSLSISTFEALVREIAGQILAGGCPKLLVLNTGISTLAPVDRALARLDGERIRHLWIHEGPRYPRVARQLAEQSHGSHADELETSLMLALAPHLVDMTRAEASPALNHETPGALTPSDPNSPNYSRSGSYGDPTRATSAKGEALLAAMLDDLHEQAASFIAQGPGEERPAAVQTVLR; encoded by the coding sequence ATGGGAATAGACACCGATCGCCACTTCATCGAGCGCATGCACTGGGACGAAGTCGCGCGGCGCATCGGTGATGGCGCGGTGGCCGTATTGCCGATCGGCGCCGCCGCCAAGCAGCACGGCTTCCACCTCCCCCTCAACACCGACCGTATCCAGGCCGAATGGCTTTCAGCCAGGATGGCGGAAAAGATCGACGCGCTGATCTGGCCGACGCTGACCTACGGTCATTACCCGGCTTTCGTCGAATATGCCGGCAGCAGCAGCCTGTCGATTTCGACCTTCGAGGCGCTGGTGCGCGAGATTGCGGGGCAGATTCTCGCCGGCGGATGTCCAAAGCTGCTGGTGCTCAACACGGGGATCAGCACCCTGGCTCCGGTCGATCGCGCACTGGCGCGCCTCGACGGCGAGCGCATCAGACATCTGTGGATCCACGAGGGCCCGCGCTATCCGCGGGTGGCCAGGCAATTGGCCGAGCAGAGCCATGGCAGCCATGCGGATGAGCTGGAAACGTCGTTGATGCTGGCACTGGCGCCGCATCTGGTCGACATGACGCGCGCCGAAGCCAGCCCCGCCCTGAACCATGAGACACCGGGTGCATTGACGCCGTCGGATCCGAACTCGCCGAATTACAGCCGCTCCGGCAGCTATGGCGATCCGACACGGGCAACGTCGGCCAAGGGCGAAGCCTTGCTCGCCGCCATGCTCGACGATCTCCACGAACAGGCCGCCTCGTTCATTGCGCAAGGCCCGGGCGAGGAGCGGCCGGCTGCGGTCCAAACCGTGCTGAGATGA
- a CDS encoding DNA-binding domain-containing protein, whose translation MSDFARQQAEFQRGILDGDDTVLAEILDSPREKREVLFGVYRYAYGSRLVEAMRNDHELLHLYLGDEMFDEMGRAYVKARPSEHPNLRWFSQDLPEFLKSAKPYSDHPVLSDLAALEKALNDAFDAAEGKVVELNDMAGFAPEAWSGLRFQPHPSASRLDLATNAAAIWLALKNDETPPDATALEQPAHLLIWRQDVTPMFRELSVEEAMMWDEAANGIPFGVLCEMLATYDDPDSAAGRGAGYLHGWITAGFLTDVSVGS comes from the coding sequence ATGAGCGACTTCGCCAGACAGCAGGCCGAGTTTCAGCGCGGCATCCTCGATGGCGACGATACGGTGCTGGCTGAAATCCTCGACAGCCCGCGCGAGAAGCGCGAGGTGCTGTTCGGGGTCTATCGGTATGCCTACGGCTCGCGGCTGGTCGAAGCGATGCGCAACGACCATGAGCTGCTGCATCTTTATCTCGGCGACGAGATGTTCGACGAGATGGGGCGCGCTTACGTCAAGGCGCGGCCATCAGAGCATCCGAACCTGCGCTGGTTCTCGCAAGACCTGCCGGAGTTCTTGAAATCGGCCAAGCCTTACTCGGATCATCCCGTGCTGTCCGATCTGGCCGCGCTCGAAAAGGCGCTCAACGACGCCTTTGATGCCGCGGAGGGCAAGGTCGTCGAGCTGAACGACATGGCGGGCTTTGCCCCCGAAGCGTGGTCCGGCCTCAGATTCCAGCCGCATCCCAGTGCCTCCAGGCTCGACCTCGCGACCAACGCGGCCGCGATCTGGCTCGCGCTCAAGAACGACGAAACGCCGCCGGACGCGACCGCACTGGAGCAACCGGCGCATCTCTTGATCTGGCGCCAGGACGTCACGCCGATGTTCCGCGAGCTCTCGGTGGAAGAGGCGATGATGTGGGACGAGGCCGCGAACGGCATTCCGTTCGGCGTGCTCTGCGAGATGCTCGCGACCTATGACGACCCCGACAGCGCGGCAGGCCGCGGCGCCGGCTATCTGCACGGCTGGATCACAGCAGGATTTTTGACGGATGTTTCCGTCGGCTCATGA